A portion of the Lolium rigidum isolate FL_2022 chromosome 1, APGP_CSIRO_Lrig_0.1, whole genome shotgun sequence genome contains these proteins:
- the LOC124654052 gene encoding uncharacterized protein LOC124654052 yields MDSKRLDYVLVPLGLAVMVGYHLWLLLRIRRRPATTVIGINAINRRIWVRHVMEDPSGKHAVLAVQTMRNAIMASSVLASVAITLSSLVAALMASGAAHGLLSGTAAALNNKDNNNIVVGAVGEAALSVKFLAILVCFLVAFLLNVQSIRYYSHTGFLVNVPLTAHRLRRPGLAVDYVTSTLNRGSYFWSLGVRAFYFSCPVFLWLFGPIPMFAACVAMVCSLYFLDVYKEWDKGEEGDCIVPDDGYEKEATKTAVSAV; encoded by the coding sequence ATGGACAGCAAGCGCCTGGACTACGTCCTGGTGCCGTTGGGTCTGGCGGTGATGGTTGGATACCACCTGTGGCTCCTCCTCCGCATCCGGCGCCGCCCCGCCACCACCGTCATCGGCATCAACGCCATCAACCGCCGCATCTGGGTGCGCCACGTCATGGAGGACCCCTCGGGAAAGCACGCCGTGTTGGCGGTGCAGACCATGCGCAACGCCATCATGGCCTCCTCCGTGCTCGCCTCCGTCGCCATCACCCTCAGCTCCCTCGTCGCCGCCCTCATGGCCAGCGGCGCCGCCCACGGCCTCCTCTCtggcaccgccgccgccctcaaCAATAAGGACAACAACAACATCGTCGTGGGCGCGGTGGGGGAGGCGGCGCTGTCCGTCAAGTTCCTGGCCATCCTCGTCTGCTTCCTGGTGGCGTTCCTCCTCAACGTGCAGTCCATCCGGTACTACAGCCACACGGGGTTCCTCGTCAACGTGCCGCTCACGGCGCACCGCCTCCGCCGTCCGGGGCTCGCCGTCGACTACGTGACCTCCACGCTCAACCGCGGCAGCTACTTCTGGTCGCTCGGCGTCAGGGCCTTCTACTTCTCCTGCCCGGTCTTCCTCTGGCTCTTCGGGCCCATCCCCATGTTCGCCGCCTGCGTCGCCATGGTCTGCTCGCTCTACTTCCTCGACGTTTACAAGGAGTGGGACAAGGGGGAGGAGGGCGATTGCATCGTCCCTGACGACGGCTACGAGAAAGAAGCGACGAAGACGGCCGTCAGTGCTGTCTGA